One Camelina sativa cultivar DH55 chromosome 3, Cs, whole genome shotgun sequence genomic window carries:
- the LOC104775026 gene encoding tubby-like protein 8: MAGSGKENDLLGENKENVDTFSGSVSVKKGEDKENVSPEKSSTSVETRKQDRALKSQSMKGNSGFPAEVTNFKSFSTGGRTALKQTSLQACMQMNSDVDKGSVGMKTWTSVDSEHSSSLKVWEFSDSEAAPASSWSTLPNRALLCKTLPLDVGRCTCLIVKEQSPEGLRDGSVYSLYTHEGRGRKDRKLAMAYHRRRNGKTVFRVAQNAKGLLCSSDESYVGSMTANLMGSKYYIWDKGVRVSPVGKLVKPLLSVVIFTPTIATWTGSYRRMRAILPKQQPVQKNNNKPVQQVCKLPLDWLENKEKVQKLCSKIPHYNKITKQHELDYRDRGRTGLRIQSSVKNFQLTLTENPRQTIIQMGRVDKAKYVIDFRYPFSGYQALCICLASIDSKLCCTV; encoded by the exons atggcTGGTTCAGGGAAAGAGAATGATTTGTTAGGCGAAAATAAGGAAAACGTGGACACTTTCTCAGGTTCTGTCTCCGTTAAGAAAGGAGAGGATAAAGAGAATGTCTCGCCGGAGAAAAGCTCGACGTCTGTGGAAACTCGGAAACAAGATCGAGCTTTGAAGTCTCAATCGATGAAGGGCAATTCTGGGTTTCCCGCGGAAGTTACAAATTTCAAGTCTTTCTCAACGGGTGGTCGAACGGCTCTGAAGCAGACATCGCTGCAAGCGTGTATGCAGATGAACAGTGACGTCGATAAGGGTAGTGTTGGAATGAAAACTTGGACTAGTGTTGATTCTGAGCATTCTAGTTCGTTGAAAGTGTGGGAGTTTTCGGATTCTGAAGCAGCACCTGCTTCCTCTTGGTCTACTTTGCCCAATAG GGCGTTGTTGTGCAAGACACTACCTTTGGATGTGGGTAGATGTACTTGTCTGATTGTAAAAGAACAATCACCAGAAGGCTTACGCGACGGATCTGTATATTCACTTTATACACAT GAAGGTCGCGGGCGAAAAGACCGGAAGCTGGCAATGGCTTACCATAGGAGGCGTAACGGGAAAACTGTATTTAGGGTGGCACAGAATGCTAAGGGATTGTTGTGCAGTTCGGATGAAAGTTATGTCGGTTCTATGACGGCTAATCTCATGGGTTCCAAGTACTACATATGGGATAAG GGAGTTCGAGTGAGTCCTGTAGGTAAATTGGTGAAGCCGCTTCTTTCGGTTGTAAT ATTTACACCCACCATAGCTACTTGGACAGGGAGCTACAGAAGAATGAGAGCCATCTTACCAAAGCAGCAGCCAGTGCAGAAGAACAACAATAAGCCG GTCCAACAGGTATGTAAACTACCACTTGATTGGCTTGAGAATAAGGAAAAAGTTCAGAAGCTATGCTCAAAGATACCACATTACAACAAA ATCACCAAACAGCATGAGTTAGACTACAGAGACAGAGGAAGAACAGGACTGAGAATACAAAGCTCGGTGAAGAACTTTCAGCTCACACTCACG GAAAATCCCAGGCAAACAATAATTCAAATGGGAAGAGTGGACAAAGCAAAATATGTAATCGATTTCAG GTATCCATTTTCTGGCTACCAAGCACTTTGCATTTGCTTGGCTTCCATTGATTCCAAGCTTTGTTGTACTGTTTAA
- the LOC104775003 gene encoding uncharacterized protein LOC104775003 gives MAKASSTLFTVSCSASARFSILRRSESLKPSVPSARFAVPMAMAASVATAIKLAPAVIVGGGRVGRALEEMGNGEDLLVKRGEAVPVDFEGPILVCTRNDDLDAVLEATPQSRWKDLVFFQNGMMEPWFESKGLGDTDQVLAYFAVSKLGEPPVDGKTDTNPEGLTAAYGKWASEVAARLESGGLSCKVLDKEAFQKQMLEKLIWICAFMLVGARHPGASVGMVEKEHRDEVSRLIQELAAAAAAEKGLTFEENMVERLCAYSRAVSHFPTAVKEFKWRNGWFYSLSEKAVAEGKPDPCPLHTEWLKELKVI, from the exons ATGGCTAAAGCCAGCAGTACTCTGTTTACTGTTTCCTGCTCCGCTTCAGCTCGTTTCTCTATCCTCCGACGCTCTGAGTCTCTCAAACCCTCAGTTCCGAGTGCGAGATTCGCCGTCCCAATGGCTATGGCTGCCTCTGTTGCAACCGCTATAAAGCTGGCTCCAGCCGTGATTGTGGGTGGCGGAAGAGTCGGAAGAGCGTTGGAGGAAATGGGTAATGGCGAGGATTTGTTGGTGAAGAGAGGAGAAGCAGTTCCGGTTGATTTTGAAGGACCCATTTTGGTTTGTACTAGGAATGATGATCTCGATGCTGTTCTTGAAGCTACTCCCCAGTCTAGATGGAAAG ATTTGGTATTTTTCCAAAATGGAATGATGGAGCCGTGGTTTGAGAGCAAAGGTTTGGGTGATACAGACCAAGTGTTGGCCTATTTTGCTGTGTCAAAGCTCGGCGAGCCTCCAGTGGATGGGAAGACTGACACTAATCCAGAAGGTTTAACTGCTGCTTATGGGAAATGGGCTTCAGAGGTAGCTGCAAGATTGGAATCTGGTGGCCTCTCTTGCAAG GTACTTGACAAGGAAGCATTTCAGAAGCAAATGTTGGAGAAACTCATTTGGATTTGTGCATTTATGCTTGTTGGAGCTCGTCATCCAGGTGCAAGTGTTGGCATGGTGGAGAAAGAACATAGAGATGAA GTGTCGAGACTCATCCAAGAACTTGCAGCAGCTGCTGCTGCAGAGAAAGGACTGACCTTTGAAGAGAATATGGTGGAGAGACTATGTGCTTACTCGCGAGCTGTTTCTCATTTCCCGACTGCTGTTAAAGAG TTTAAATGGAGGAATGGTTGGTTTTATTCGCTCTCAGAGAAGGCGGTTGCAGAAGGGAAACCGGATCCCTGTCCCCTCCATACTGAATGGCTGAAAGAGCTTAAAGTGATATAG
- the LOC104778734 gene encoding AP2-like ethylene-responsive transcription factor At1g16060: protein MEEITRRSKKTSVESDESAGPVVIKAKRKRRSQPREAPPQRSSVHRGVTRHRWTGRYEAHLWDKNSWNETQTKKGRQGAYDEEDAAARAYDLAALKYWGRDTVLNFPLCNYEEDIKEMESQSKEEYIGSLRRKSSGFSRGVSKYRGVAKHHHNGRWEARIGRVFGNKYLYLGTYATQEEAAIAYDIAAIEYRGLNAVTNFDISRYLKLPAPENLTDAANHPLEEIPPSDLSPFINPNHESELAQSQSSSGEKDDRKTKILKSSPLNAEEVIGPSTPPEIVPPRRSFPKDIQTYFGCQNSGKLTTEEDDVIFGGLDSFLTPDFYSELDGC, encoded by the exons ATGGAAGAGATCACACGGAGGAGCAAGAAGACTTCAGTTGAGAGCGATGAGTCAGCAGGGCCAGTAGTCATTAAAGCTAAACGCAAACGCCGATCGCAACCACGAGAAGCTCCTCCGCAACGCAGCTCCGTCCATAGAGGCGTCaccag GCATCGATGGACTGGAAGGTACGAAGCACATTTGTGGGATAAGAATAGTTGGAACGAGACTCAGACCAAAAAAGGAAGACAAG GTGCATATGACGAAGAAGATGCAGCAGCACGTGCCTACGACTTAGCAGCATTGAAATATTGGGGACGAGACACCGTCTTGAACTTCCCT TTGTGTAATTATGAAGAAGACATCAAAGAAATGGAAAGCCAGTCAAAGGAAGAGTACATTGGATCTTTGAGAAG gAAAAGTAGTGGGTTTTCACGTGGTGTGTCAAAATATAGAGGCGTTGCAAA GCATCACCATAATGGGAGATGGGAAGCTCGAATTGGAAGAGTGTTTGGCAACAAATATCTATATCTTGGAACCTACG CTACACAAGAAGAAGCGGCCATAGCGTATGATATAGCAGCAATCGAGTACCGTGGACTTAACGCCGTTACTAACTTCGATATCAGCCGTTATCTGAAACTCCCGGCGCCAGAGAACCTTACTGACGCCGCGAATCATCCCCTGGAGGAGATCCCGCCGTCTGATCTGAGCCcgtttataaacccaaaccacgAGTCGGAGTTAGCACAGAGCCAATCTTCGTCGGGCGAAAAAGATGATCGGAAAACAAAGATCTTAAAGTCGTCACCTTTGAATGCAGAAGAGGTGATAGGACCATCGACGCCTCCGGAGATTGTTCCGCCTCGTCGGAGTTTCCCGAAAGATATACAGACGTATTTTGGGTGTCAAAACTCCGGCAAGTTAACGACGGAGGAAGATGACGTGATATTCGGTGGTTTAGATTCGTTCCTTACGCCTGATTTCTACAGTGAGTTAGATGGTTGCTAA
- the LOC104774967 gene encoding wall-associated receptor kinase-like 10 isoform X3 has product MQSCFLDRRGIFSFKYNRTRVVLRQGICNGGVRYGKYLERSYRSCMCNGGYRGNPYLSSGCIDIDECEEAKAEGRNPCGKGYDCENIQGNLSCRKKSKTLAIILGISLGFGLLVLAIGVWWLYKFIRKQREIKRKKKFFKRNGGLLLQQQLFSNEGNVERTRVFSSKELEKATEKFSVNRVLGQGGQGTVYKGMLVDGRIVAVKKSKVVDEDKLEEFINEVVILSQINHRNIVKLLGCCLETDVPILVYEFIPNGNLFEHLHHDDESDDYTMATWEMRLRIAVDIAGALSYLHSAASFPIYHRDIKSTNIMLDEKYRAKVSDFGTSRSVTIDHTHLTTVVAGTVGYVDPEYFQSSQFTDKSDVYSFGVVLVELITGEKPISFLRSDENRTLATYFILAMKNSKLSSIIDARIKDNCNMEQVTAVANLARRCLNLNGKKRPNMREVSTELERIRNSQVQLHNEEDDDAMEIINLGDPWNILTDSSSNITTTSSKHFVSLRDH; this is encoded by the exons atgcagagttgcTTTCTTGATAGACGAGGCATATTCTCCTTCAAATATAACCGAACCAGAGTTGTTCTACGACAAGGGATATGCAACGGTGGAGTTAG ATATGGTAAGTATTTAGAGCGAAGCTATAGAAGCTGCATGTGTAACGGTGGTTACAGAGGCAACCCATATCTCTCGAGTGGATGTATAg ATATTGATGAGTGTGAAGAAGCCAAAGCTGAAGGACGCAACCCTTGTGGGAAAGGGTATGACTGTGAGAATATCCAGGGAAACTTAAGTTGTcgcaaaaaaagcaaaacactagCCATCATTCTTG GTATTAGTCTCGGCTTTGGCTTGTTGGTTTTAGCCATTGGAGTATGGTGGTTGTATAAGTTTATCAGAAAGCAAAGGGAGATAAAACGGAAGAAGAAGTTCTTTAAGCGTAATGGAGGGCTATTGTTGCAACAACAATTGTTTTCCAACGAAGGAAACGTTGAGAGGACAAGAGTGTTCAGCTCGAAAGAATTGGAGAAAGCCACAGAAAAATTCAGTGTAAACCGTGTGCTTGGTCAGGGCGGTCAAGGAACCGTCTACAAGGGAATGCTCGTTGATGGTAGAATAGTAGCTGTTAAAAAATCCAAAGTTGTAGATGAAGACAAGCTGGAAGAGTTCATTAATGAGGTTGTTATTCTTTCACAGATCAACCATAGAAACATCGTGAAGCTTTTGGGATGCTGCCTTGAAACAGACGTTCCTATTTTGGTGTACGAGTTCATTCCCAATGGAAACCTTTTCGAGCATCTCCATCACGATGATGAGTCTGATGATTACACAATGGCCACTTGGGAAATGCGTCTACGTATTGCTGTAGATATTGCGGGAGCCCTTTCCTACCTCCACTCAGCGGCATCATTTCCAATTTATCACAGAGACATCAAATCCACAAACATAATGTTGGACGAGAAATATCGTGCCAAAGTGTCTGACTTTGGAACTTCAAGATCGGTAACCATAGACCATACCCATCTCACAACTGTAGTTGCAGGTACAGTAGGTTATGTAGATCCGGAGTATTTTCAATCAAGCCAATTTACAGACAAGAGCGATGTTTATAGCTTCGGAGTTGTGCTTGTGGAGCTCATCACAGGGGAGAAACCGATTTCTTTTCTGAGGTCTGACGAAAACAGAACTTTGGCAACTTATTTCATTCTTGCAATGAAAAATTCCAAGCTTTCCAGCATTATTGATGCTCGAATCAAAGATAACTGCAACATGGAACAAGTCACTGCGGTGGCAAACCTCGCGAGGAGGTGTCTTAACTTGAATGGGAAGAAACGTCCCAATATGAGAGAAGTCTCAACGGAATTGGAGAGGATTCGAAATTCACAAGTCCAACTTCATAACGAGGAAGATGACGACGCCATGGAGATCATCAACTTAGGAGATCCTTGGAACATTCTTACTGATTCTTCATCCAACATCACCACCACATCGTCGAAACATTTTGTGAGCTTGAGAGACCACTAG
- the LOC104774967 gene encoding wall-associated receptor kinase-like 22 isoform X1, whose translation MSRKSFSISNLLSLLVLLTHGSNTATAQDLTILSSCQSHCGGIAIPYPFGIGKDCYLNKDEWYEVTCNGTSGNPVPILKSINRELVNISLPDEFSGDSFGLIRIKNPVTSLGCSNMEELNTPLNVTGSPFFLTGRNTLVAVGCNNKALMTDVKPQIGGCESTCDVGFGQRGQNTSCDGYRCCQAKIPSDRLQQIGIKIESLDGNTTKSVGCRVAFLTDEAYSPSNVTEPELFYDKGYATVELGWFIDTLHNMSVDTGVCYPIIEGKSGWSYSSYESCICRYGKYLERGYRSCMCNSGYRGNPYLSSGCLDIDECEEAKAEGHNRCGEGSDCKNIPGNLSCTSKKNKTLAIILGISLGFGLLVLAIGVWWLYKFIRKQREIKRKKKFFKRNGGLLLQQQLFSNEGNVERTRVFSSKELEKATEKFSVNRVLGQGGQGTVYKGMLVDGRIVAVKKSKVVDEDKLEEFINEVVILSQINHRNIVKLLGCCLETDVPILVYEFIPNGNLFEHLHHDDESDDYTMATWEMRLRIAVDIAGALSYLHSAASFPIYHRDIKSTNIMLDEKYRAKVSDFGTSRSVTIDHTHLTTVVAGTVGYVDPEYFQSSQFTDKSDVYSFGVVLVELITGEKPISFLRSDENRTLATYFILAMKNSKLSSIIDARIKDNCNMEQVTAVANLARRCLNLNGKKRPNMREVSTELERIRNSQVQLHNEEDDDAMEIINLGDPWNILTDSSSNITTTSSKHFVSLRDH comes from the exons atGAGCAGAAAGAGCTTTTCCATATCTAACCTGCTCTCTCTTCTGGTTCTGCTGACCCATGGTTCGAATACAGCGACGGCTCAAGATCTTACAATCCTAAGTTCTTGTCAAAGCCATTGCGGGGGAATAGCAATTCCTTATCCCTTTGGAATTGGTAAAGATTGTTATCTCAACAAAGACGAGTGGTATGAAGTTACCTGTAACGGAACCTCAGGAAACCCTGTGCCCATTCTTAAAAGTATCAACAGAGAACTGGTGAATATCTCTCTCCCGGACGAGTTCTCAGGCGATTCCTTTGGGCTAATCCGAATCAAGAATCCGGTAACTTCATTAGGTTGTTCCAATATGGAAGAACTCAACACGCCTTTGAACGTGACCGGAAGCCCATTCTTCCTCACCGGCCGTAATACTCTAGTAGCAGTTGGTTGTAACAACAAGGCCTTGATGACGGATGTCAAGCCACAGATTGGAGGATGCGAGTCTACCTGTGACGTGGGATTTGGGCAGAGAGGACAGAACACAAGCTGTGACGGCTACAGATGTTGCCAAGCAAAGATACCCTCTGACCGTCTGCAACAGATTGGCATCAAGATTGAGAGCCTTGATGGTAACACAACGAAATCAGTTGGATGCAGAGTTGCTTTCTTGACAGACGAGGCATATTCTCCTTCAAATGTAACCGAGCCAGAGTTGTTTTATGACAAGGGGTATGCAACGGTGGAGTTAGGTTGGTTCATAGATACGTTACACAATATGTCCGTTGATACTGGGGTTTGCTATCCAATTATCGAGGGTAAAAGCGGTTGGAGTTACAGTAGCTATGAAAGTTGCATTTGTAGATATGGTAAGTATTTAGAGAGAGGCTATAGAAGCTGCATGTGTAACAGTGGTTATAGAGGCAACCCATATCTCTCGAGTGGATGTTTag ATATTGATGAGTGTGAAGAAGCCAAAGCTGAAGGGCACAACCGTTGTGGGGAAGGGTCTGACTGTAAGAATATCCCGGGAAACTTAAGTTGtacatccaaaaaaaacaaaacactagcCATCATTCTTG GTATTAGTCTCGGCTTTGGCTTGTTGGTTTTAGCCATTGGAGTATGGTGGTTGTATAAGTTTATCAGAAAGCAAAGGGAGATAAAACGGAAGAAGAAGTTCTTTAAGCGTAATGGAGGGCTATTGTTGCAACAACAATTGTTTTCCAACGAAGGAAACGTTGAGAGGACAAGAGTGTTCAGCTCGAAAGAATTGGAGAAAGCCACAGAAAAATTCAGTGTAAACCGTGTGCTTGGTCAGGGCGGTCAAGGAACCGTCTACAAGGGAATGCTCGTTGATGGTAGAATAGTAGCTGTTAAAAAATCCAAAGTTGTAGATGAAGACAAGCTGGAAGAGTTCATTAATGAGGTTGTTATTCTTTCACAGATCAACCATAGAAACATCGTGAAGCTTTTGGGATGCTGCCTTGAAACAGACGTTCCTATTTTGGTGTACGAGTTCATTCCCAATGGAAACCTTTTCGAGCATCTCCATCACGATGATGAGTCTGATGATTACACAATGGCCACTTGGGAAATGCGTCTACGTATTGCTGTAGATATTGCGGGAGCCCTTTCCTACCTCCACTCAGCGGCATCATTTCCAATTTATCACAGAGACATCAAATCCACAAACATAATGTTGGACGAGAAATATCGTGCCAAAGTGTCTGACTTTGGAACTTCAAGATCGGTAACCATAGACCATACCCATCTCACAACTGTAGTTGCAGGTACAGTAGGTTATGTAGATCCGGAGTATTTTCAATCAAGCCAATTTACAGACAAGAGCGATGTTTATAGCTTCGGAGTTGTGCTTGTGGAGCTCATCACAGGGGAGAAACCGATTTCTTTTCTGAGGTCTGACGAAAACAGAACTTTGGCAACTTATTTCATTCTTGCAATGAAAAATTCCAAGCTTTCCAGCATTATTGATGCTCGAATCAAAGATAACTGCAACATGGAACAAGTCACTGCGGTGGCAAACCTCGCGAGGAGGTGTCTTAACTTGAATGGGAAGAAACGTCCCAATATGAGAGAAGTCTCAACGGAATTGGAGAGGATTCGAAATTCACAAGTCCAACTTCATAACGAGGAAGATGACGACGCCATGGAGATCATCAACTTAGGAGATCCTTGGAACATTCTTACTGATTCTTCATCCAACATCACCACCACATCGTCGAAACATTTTGTGAGCTTGAGAGACCACTAG
- the LOC104774967 gene encoding wall-associated receptor kinase-like 22 isoform X2 — protein MNRKSFSISNLLSLLVLLVCLITATAQDLTILSSCQSHCGGIAIPYPFGIGKDCYLNNNEWYEVICNQTSGKPVPILNSINRELVDISLPDELSNSFGLIRIKNPVTSLGCSNIEELSLALNVTGRPFFLTGRNTLVAVGCNNKVLMTDVKSHIGGCESTCDVGSGQRGQNISCDGYRCCQAKIPSDRLQQIGIKIESLGGNTTESAGCRVAFLIDEAYSPSNITEPELFYDKGYATVELGWFIYRLRNMSVDTGCYSIIEGASGWAYSNYQSCICRYGKYLERSYRSCMCNGGYRGNPYLSSGCIDIDECEEAKAEGRNPCGKGYDCENIQGNLSCRKKSKTLAIILGISLGFGLLVLAIGVWWLYKFIRKQREIKRKKKFFKRNGGLLLQQQLFSNEGNVERTRVFSSKELEKATEKFSVNRVLGQGGQGTVYKGMLVDGRIVAVKKSKVVDEDKLEEFINEVVILSQINHRNIVKLLGCCLETDVPILVYEFIPNGNLFEHLHHDDESDDYTMATWEMRLRIAVDIAGALSYLHSAASFPIYHRDIKSTNIMLDEKYRAKVSDFGTSRSVTIDHTHLTTVVAGTVGYVDPEYFQSSQFTDKSDVYSFGVVLVELITGEKPISFLRSDENRTLATYFILAMKNSKLSSIIDARIKDNCNMEQVTAVANLARRCLNLNGKKRPNMREVSTELERIRNSQVQLHNEEDDDAMEIINLGDPWNILTDSSSNITTTSSKHFVSLRDH, from the exons atGAATAGAAAGAGCTTTTCCATATCTAACCTGCTCTCTCTTCTGGTTCTGCTGGTCTGTTTGATTACAGCAACGGCTCAAGATCTCACAATCTTGAGTTCTTGTCAAAGCCATTGCGGGGGAATAGCAATTCCTTATCCCTTTGGCATAGGTAAAGATTGCTATCTCAACAACAACGAGTGGTATGAAGTTATCTGTAATCAAACCTCAGGAAAACCTGTGCCGATTCTTAATAGTATCAACAGAGAACTGGTGGATATCTCTCTCCCGGACGAGTTGTCAAATTCCTTTGGGTTAATCCGAATCAAGAATCCGGTAACTTCATTAGGTTGTTCTAATATAGAAGAACTCAGCTTGGCTTTGAATGTGACTGGAAGGCCATTCTTCCTCACCGGCCGTAATACTCTAGTAGCAGTTGGTTGTAACAACAAGGTCTTGATGACGGATGTTAAGTCACATATTGGAGGATGTGAGTCTACCTGTGACGTGGGGTCTGGCCAGAGAGGACAGAACATTAGCTGCGACGGCTACAGATGTTGCCAAGCGAAGATACCCTCTGACCGTCTGCAACAGATTGGCATCAAGATAGAGAGCCTTGGTGGTAACACAACGGAAtcagctggatgcagagttgcTTTCTTGATAGACGAGGCATATTCTCCTTCAAATATAACCGAACCAGAGTTGTTCTACGACAAGGGATATGCAACGGTGGAGTTAGGTTGGTTCATATATAGGTTACGCAATATGTCCGTTGATACTGGTTGCTACTCCATTATCGAGGGTGCAAGTGGTTGGGCTTACAGTAACTATCAAAGTTGCATTTGTAGATATGGTAAGTATTTAGAGCGAAGCTATAGAAGCTGCATGTGTAACGGTGGTTACAGAGGCAACCCATATCTCTCGAGTGGATGTATAg ATATTGATGAGTGTGAAGAAGCCAAAGCTGAAGGACGCAACCCTTGTGGGAAAGGGTATGACTGTGAGAATATCCAGGGAAACTTAAGTTGTcgcaaaaaaagcaaaacactagCCATCATTCTTG GTATTAGTCTCGGCTTTGGCTTGTTGGTTTTAGCCATTGGAGTATGGTGGTTGTATAAGTTTATCAGAAAGCAAAGGGAGATAAAACGGAAGAAGAAGTTCTTTAAGCGTAATGGAGGGCTATTGTTGCAACAACAATTGTTTTCCAACGAAGGAAACGTTGAGAGGACAAGAGTGTTCAGCTCGAAAGAATTGGAGAAAGCCACAGAAAAATTCAGTGTAAACCGTGTGCTTGGTCAGGGCGGTCAAGGAACCGTCTACAAGGGAATGCTCGTTGATGGTAGAATAGTAGCTGTTAAAAAATCCAAAGTTGTAGATGAAGACAAGCTGGAAGAGTTCATTAATGAGGTTGTTATTCTTTCACAGATCAACCATAGAAACATCGTGAAGCTTTTGGGATGCTGCCTTGAAACAGACGTTCCTATTTTGGTGTACGAGTTCATTCCCAATGGAAACCTTTTCGAGCATCTCCATCACGATGATGAGTCTGATGATTACACAATGGCCACTTGGGAAATGCGTCTACGTATTGCTGTAGATATTGCGGGAGCCCTTTCCTACCTCCACTCAGCGGCATCATTTCCAATTTATCACAGAGACATCAAATCCACAAACATAATGTTGGACGAGAAATATCGTGCCAAAGTGTCTGACTTTGGAACTTCAAGATCGGTAACCATAGACCATACCCATCTCACAACTGTAGTTGCAGGTACAGTAGGTTATGTAGATCCGGAGTATTTTCAATCAAGCCAATTTACAGACAAGAGCGATGTTTATAGCTTCGGAGTTGTGCTTGTGGAGCTCATCACAGGGGAGAAACCGATTTCTTTTCTGAGGTCTGACGAAAACAGAACTTTGGCAACTTATTTCATTCTTGCAATGAAAAATTCCAAGCTTTCCAGCATTATTGATGCTCGAATCAAAGATAACTGCAACATGGAACAAGTCACTGCGGTGGCAAACCTCGCGAGGAGGTGTCTTAACTTGAATGGGAAGAAACGTCCCAATATGAGAGAAGTCTCAACGGAATTGGAGAGGATTCGAAATTCACAAGTCCAACTTCATAACGAGGAAGATGACGACGCCATGGAGATCATCAACTTAGGAGATCCTTGGAACATTCTTACTGATTCTTCATCCAACATCACCACCACATCGTCGAAACATTTTGTGAGCTTGAGAGACCACTAG